Proteins encoded in a region of the Devosia sp. RR2S18 genome:
- a CDS encoding peptide ABC transporter substrate-binding protein gives MKLTQTFKAVATAGTLSLLMSTAASAVTLQLHNGGDPGSLDPHKVSGDWENRVVGDYIEGLVTDNAAAEPIPGQAESWEVSEDGLTYTFKLRDDIFWTDGEPVTAEDFEFAFQRLMDPATASEYAYLQYPIKNAEAINSGEITDFSQLGVKAIDDKTLEITLEQPTPFFIEALTHYTAFPVPKHLVEEHGDQWTSVENIAGNGPYEIVEWIPGSYVRSEKNEEYYDAENVQIDEVYYHVLEDQAAALNRYRAGEFDILTDFPSDQYAWMQENLPGQAQVDPFLGIYYYVMNQEQPPFDDVRVREALSISILRDVIGPDILGTGELPAYGWVPPGTGNYVEDAYMPEWAEMPYEERVARAQELLTEAGYGPDNPLTVQLRYNTNDNHQRIAVALAAMWEPLGVNVELFNAEVAVHYDALRAGDFQLGRAGWLLDYNDPSNTLDLLKTGVDQGGEMNWGNNYGRYSNEEFDSLMAQAATEQDLDARAELLAQAEEIAMDEFAAIPIYWYVSKNVVSPSISGFEDNAKDIHRTRWLSKTEE, from the coding sequence ATGAAACTCACGCAAACCTTCAAAGCGGTTGCTACTGCCGGCACGCTTTCGCTCTTGATGAGCACCGCTGCCTCGGCCGTGACACTGCAGCTGCACAATGGCGGCGACCCCGGCTCGCTCGACCCGCACAAGGTTTCCGGCGATTGGGAAAACCGTGTGGTTGGCGACTACATCGAAGGCCTCGTCACCGACAACGCCGCCGCCGAGCCTATTCCAGGCCAGGCCGAGAGCTGGGAAGTGTCGGAAGACGGTTTGACCTACACCTTCAAGCTGCGTGACGATATCTTCTGGACCGACGGCGAGCCCGTCACGGCAGAAGACTTCGAGTTCGCCTTCCAGCGCCTGATGGATCCGGCGACCGCTTCGGAATACGCGTACCTCCAGTACCCGATCAAGAACGCCGAGGCGATCAACTCGGGCGAGATCACCGACTTCAGCCAGCTCGGCGTCAAGGCGATCGACGACAAGACTCTCGAGATTACTCTCGAGCAGCCGACCCCGTTCTTCATCGAAGCACTGACCCACTACACTGCCTTCCCCGTGCCCAAGCACTTGGTTGAAGAGCATGGCGACCAATGGACATCCGTCGAGAACATCGCCGGCAACGGTCCCTACGAGATCGTAGAATGGATCCCGGGCTCCTATGTGCGCTCGGAAAAGAACGAAGAGTACTACGACGCCGAGAACGTGCAGATCGACGAGGTCTACTACCACGTCCTTGAAGATCAGGCGGCCGCTCTCAATCGCTATCGTGCTGGCGAGTTCGATATCCTCACCGACTTCCCGTCCGACCAGTACGCTTGGATGCAGGAAAACCTGCCCGGCCAGGCGCAGGTCGATCCGTTCCTGGGCATCTACTACTATGTGATGAACCAGGAGCAGCCGCCGTTCGACGACGTTCGGGTTCGGGAGGCTCTCTCAATCTCGATCCTGCGCGATGTGATCGGTCCTGATATCCTGGGCACCGGCGAACTGCCGGCCTATGGCTGGGTCCCGCCGGGCACCGGCAATTACGTTGAGGACGCTTACATGCCAGAATGGGCAGAAATGCCCTATGAAGAGCGTGTAGCTCGCGCCCAGGAACTGCTGACCGAGGCTGGTTACGGTCCGGACAATCCGCTTACCGTACAGCTTCGCTACAACACCAACGACAACCACCAGCGTATCGCTGTGGCGCTCGCCGCCATGTGGGAGCCGCTGGGCGTCAATGTCGAGCTGTTCAACGCCGAAGTGGCCGTCCACTACGATGCACTGCGTGCCGGTGACTTCCAGCTCGGCCGTGCCGGTTGGCTGCTCGACTACAACGATCCGTCCAACACGCTCGATCTGCTCAAGACCGGCGTCGATCAGGGCGGCGAGATGAACTGGGGCAACAACTACGGTCGTTACTCCAACGAAGAGTTCGACTCGTTGATGGCTCAGGCTGCCACCGAGCAGGATCTCGACGCTCGCGCCGAGTTGCTGGCCCAGGCTGAAGAGATCGCCATGGACGAGTTCGCTGCTATCCCGATCTACTGGTACGTCTCCAAGAACGTTGTGTCGCCCAGCATCTCGGGCTTCGAAGACAACGCCAAGGACATCCACCGGACGCGCTGGCTCTCCAAGACGGAAGAGTAA